The Aspergillus fumigatus Af293 chromosome 3, whole genome shotgun sequence region TATGTCCATGGTAATCCCAATGACCCTGGTCATCCAAGTCCAGGCATCCTGAATTCTCAACCATGGACTCCAACAGCGACTCGTCACCGGCACCACCGTCCGCTGCGTCTGCTGTTGGCTCGGCAGCGGTCGACGTTTTAGGCGCGCTTGCGGTTGGCATTGGCGGCTGCGGTTTCTCCTTTTTGATGGCGGCGAGCATCTGCTCGGTCGCATGCACATCAAACTGAGGATCGTCCAAGTTCAGGTCGGGCAGAACCACGCGGAGAAGAGCTTCAGCTTTATGCAAACGATTCTCGAGTGCCTCGACATATTGCGGAGCAGGGTTTCGTCGCCGGTTCGAGGGTTGATCATATGTACATTCTAATGTAGTATCCAGGTCAGAAAGTCGTGAGATGCATAGACCAGAAGGTAAGAACTACCGTAGCTATAGACTGTGCAATGGGTACACGGCTGTTTCCCATCGCACTTGATTTTCTTGCGACGACATTCATCGCAGGCGCGAGTCACCCGGCGCCGCTTCTGCATGGGAAGAGGCTCCTTCGGTTTCGAATCTGAAAAATGGCTATGGCCGGCAGCGACATCGTGAGGAAGACCAGGAAGAGCGGACGAGTTCGAGTCGTCATAATTGTAAAACTGGGTATCTGATGCGGATGCGGGATCGTCCTCGTTGGAGGTCTCCGCGGGGGCGCCGGCGAACGGACTGGAATTGGCGGCCATTCTCGACGATGACGTTGGCGCAAAGGCTCATGCAAGGGGGCGAATCAGATAGGCTTGGAAGAGGAATGAAACAACAGCCCGCGTGGCGATGCAAGACCTATCGCACACGAGGGGCAGATCGGAGGATTACCACAAGAGTCATGGAAGGCACACGCAGGAGTGTGTCTGAGtaagagagagggaaaaggcAAAGAGGGATGAAGTAATCTCTGCGGCTAAAAGCCAATAGAGGATCCACAATGGAAGTTTGTTCTAAGGTACTGTGATCCCACGCCCTTCAAGGGTCGTATTCTCGGCGACAGGAGCCAGACAGGCCTTGATTCCGACCGAACAGTCAGTAGTCCGACCGAAGAGGAATGAGTCAGAATCAACGAAGAAGGGCGACACACTCGGTCTGagtagtagaagtagtagAACTATCGGCAGGAATAAGTATGCCCAGGAGACACTCAATAGTAATAATCGTCGAATAGAAGACGGCGATCCCCAAGTTTCAGTCGGCGTCCGCCTTGtggtcttttttttccccttaTGGCTGCTTATGCTTCCGTGGCTGGTCAGTGCTTCCGCTTTCAGTAGAGCAGCAAAAAAGGCGCAAAAAGGATAACTAAGCATAAAAGATGACAAATCAACAGGGATGATGTTGGATAGAGAGAATGCGCAATGCCGGAACTCAACGTGTATTGTTGCGCAGTATAGAGCTGCAGATAGATCGAAGGTAATGGGAGAAGGGTCGGAAAAGTAATCACGCACCTTGGGGCGCACAAACTAGATCAACCAGGAAATTTCAAGACTAGGATGAACTAATTAGGGCCAGAACCAgtcaagagaaaggaagaatgAGAGCGATAAATAACGATGACAGTGAGAACGACAGAGTGAGATGATTTGGATGAGTATCTCCCTGATCAGCGGCGCAACAGGGCTAGTCTCACGGATAAGTCACCAAAGGCTTTGGCTAGGATCAGTACTAGTGTAAGCATCGAATGTTCGAAGAAGCCTAAGCCTCGGTAGATAAATCGCGATGAAGACTTGATGCTGAATCTTTGGAGGGAGAAAAATCTGTGGCGCCTATAGAATCTGATAAGCCAGAAGCTGTGCACAAAAAGACTGAGAGGGCCCACTACCCTGTGGATAGTTACATGCTGAGTCTCCTGTAAGGATACTACTGGTGGTGTACTTGACAGAAGTGAATAAGAGATAGCGGCCTTAACGTCCTAAAGCAACATAAATAGAGGCTATGTGATATGAATAAATTAGTATGAATGCACTAAAATATACTCTACTTATACCATGCAGTATCTGTCATGCCGGCATGACTCTCAAACGGCTGCTTATTCTTCAGTTGCCTCATAAGAACAATCTCATGCTTAGAGAAGGGTTTATAATCCTAGTTCTCATCCCAATTCTAATAtaatgacaatgacaatgacaatcataatcataatcataagTATGATTATAATCAAGAGGAATTAGACTTTGAATGGTCGCCACCTGAGCCAGCTATACATACTTTCTTGATCCCTCAGGCTTGACCTGACTATGCCCCAGCGAAAGATCGTACACAAATCCCCCTGGCCAGctgagaaggggaagaaataTTTCAACGCCTTGAATGGTCCATAACAGACAATGATCTCTGACATTTGCTTTTCAGTTTAATTTATCATGACCTTTTTACTTGTCACTCTCTGTTGTATCTTAGCCACTCTAGGATCCTTTCTCTTTGGCTACGATTCGGGGGTGATTGGGTCAACGCTCGAACAAGCGGCCTTTCTGCAGCAATTCGATCACCCTTCTGATGCAGTCACTGGAGGCATTGTCTCGTCCTATAATGGTGTTTCATCTCGTCACTGCTCTTTGGATGAATTTTAAAACTAACATGCTACAGGAGGAGCTATTCTGGGGTCTATTGCAGCCCCCTACATCTGCGACCCCTTTGGCCGCCGCCCAGTCATGTTTGTAGGCGCTCTCCTGGCCGCTCTGGGGGCTGCTCTCCAGGCTGGAGCTACACACGTTGCCATGTTGATTGTTGGCCGTTTGATTGCTGGCTTTTCCATCGGCTTGATGGCGACCACCATCCCGATCTACTGTGTGAGCGCTTTCCAACAACCGTTATCCTACACACGTGACATGCTCTTCTGCTAACTGGCCCCAGAGCGAGGTTGCTCCGGCGCATATTCGTGGCTTTCTTGGTGCGATGCAGCAGTGGATGCTTGGGCTGGGTGTGGTCGTCGCAGTATGTCCGTCTGGACTCTCATCTTCCGAATAATTGACGGCTGACTGGTGTAGCAATGGGTCGGGTATGGCTGCTCTCTGCACACGGGTGCTTTTTCCTGGCGGTTCCCCCTAGCCATGCAAGCAGTCCCCGCCGTCATCCTCGGCACTGGAGTCTGGTTTCTCCCAGAGTCGCCGCGATGGCTGATTGAAAAAGGCCGCAAGGACGCCGGCAAAGCCGTGCTCAACCGGCTGCATCTCAACCGCACCCGCACCAACACCGACCTCATCGAGTCCGAGTTCACCCAGATCTGCGAGAGTATCGCCTCCGACTCCCGCACCGTCGTCTCCTCCTGGCGCCAGCTGCTGTTCTCCTCGCCCACCTGGCGCCACCGTGTGCTCCTCGCCTGCGGCATCCAAGCCTTCACCCAGTGCTCCGGCACAAACGTCATACAGGTCTACAGCCCACGCATCTACCGCTCGCTCGGCCTCcccacctccaccaccctCATGATCACCGGCGTCTGGGGAGCCCTCGCCCAGTTCTGGAACACCGTGTTCCTGCTGTTCATCGACCGCGTCGGCCGCCGCAAGCTCCTCatcccttctctcctcgGCATGGGCGCCGCCCTCTGCGTCGAAGCCACCCTCGCCCGCTACTACGGCAACTTCGCCCCGGACGCGGACTCCTCGGTATCTGCCTCACCCGCAGCCCTCCGCGCCGCCATCGCCAtgttcttcgtcttctctctctttttcaCCGCTCTCGGCCTCATCTCCTGGCTGTATCCCGCCGAGATCTTCCCCACGGCCATCCGCGCCCGCGGCTCGTCCATCGCGACCGCCACAAACTGGAGCCTCAACCTCGTTTT contains the following coding sequences:
- a CDS encoding sugar porter family MFS transporter — protein: MTFLLVTLCCILATLGSFLFGYDSGVIGSTLEQAAFLQQFDHPSDAVTGGIVSSYNGGAILGSIAAPYICDPFGRRPVMFVGALLAALGAALQAGATHVAMLIVGRLIAGFSIGLMATTIPIYCSEVAPAHIRGFLGAMQQWMLGLGVVVAQWVGYGCSLHTGAFSWRFPLAMQAVPAVILGTGVWFLPESPRWLIEKGRKDAGKAVLNRLHLNRTRTNTDLIESEFTQICESIASDSRTVVSSWRQLLFSSPTWRHRVLLACGIQAFTQCSGTNVIQVYSPRIYRSLGLPTSTTLMITGVWGALAQFWNTVFLLFIDRVGRRKLLIPSLLGMGAALCVEATLARYYGNFAPDADSSVSASPAALRAAIAMFFVFSLFFTALGLISWLYPAEIFPTAIRARGSSIATATNWSLNLVFAQCSPIALTTLQYKYFYCFVAFNWAAAVIVWACYPETAGKSLEEVGEVFTTGPRLRQRRRAPSFGSDPREDGKAGLTMQVTQGKDGDSV